The following proteins come from a genomic window of Clupea harengus chromosome 22, Ch_v2.0.2, whole genome shotgun sequence:
- the zgc:195282 gene encoding cysteine-rich protein 3, translating into MVSYCPICGKPVYFGEKKRSLGRDYHPLCLKCQLCKRQLTAGQHAEHNEQPYCTLCYMKTYGPRANRPTVQPHRT; encoded by the exons ATGGTCAGTTACTGCCCAATTTGTGGAAAGCCTGTCTACTTTG GTGAGAAGAAGCGCTCCCTGGGGCGGGACtatcatcctctctgtctcaagtGCCAACTGTGCAAGAGACAGCTCACAGCAGGACAACAtgcagag CATAATGAACAGCCATACTGCACACTTTGCTACATGAAGACATATGGTCCCAGAG CTAACAGACCCACAGTACAGCCTCATAGAACTTAA